The Perca fluviatilis chromosome 2, GENO_Pfluv_1.0, whole genome shotgun sequence genome includes a region encoding these proteins:
- the taf15 gene encoding TATA-binding protein-associated factor 2N isoform X1 translates to MATDSGYGGSQSYGSYGGQQSGQGYGQGNGSGGGSYGGQNYSGYGQQGVATQDGYGQAPQQSFDNYGQEPSGYGDKLSSTSSSYGHQGSYGSQGQGGDSYGQQSSFGGQGGGGSGGSYGRWSEGEGGVQGGRFGRDQGDRNEGGGGYRGRGRGGYDRGGFDRSGGYDRSGGYDRGGRGGPPGMGGGDRGGYKNYGGSRDFDSRDEPAGEQDNSDNNTIFVQGLGEDATVQEVGDFFKQIGIIKLNKKTGLPMINIYSDKATGQPKGECTVSFDDPPSAKAAIDWFDGKEFNGRPIKVSFATRRAEFTQRGGAAGGGGRGGRGGFRGRGAGGGGGGPSFDIKGGDWPCPNSSCGNMNFARRQECNKCGAPKPGDGGGFGDRGGRGGYGGDRGGGFRGRGGFRGGDRGGDRGGDRGGYGGGGGGFGGGYKMGARGDRRDDRRDRPY, encoded by the exons ATGGCCACTG ATTCGGGCTACGGTGGCTCACAAAG CTATGGGTCATATGGCGGGCAGCAGAGTGGACAG GGTTATGGACAAGGGAATGGCAGTGGTGGTGGCTCTTATGGGGGACAGAATTACAGTGGCTATGGACAGCAAGGCGTGGCGACACAAG ACGGTTATGGCCAGGCTCCGCAACAGAGCTTTGATAATTATGGACAGGAGCCATCTGG GTATGGCGATAAGTTGTCGTCAACATCGTCCTCTTACGGCCATCAAGGTTCCTATGGTAGCCAGGGTCAAGGAGGAGACAGCTATGGACAGCAAAGCTCCTTTGGTGGGCAAGGAGGTGGTGGCAGCGGAGGCAGCTATGGAAGATGGAGTGAAG GTGAAGGAGGTGTTCAGGGTGGGAGGTTTGGACGTGACCAAGGAGACCGTAACGAAGGAGGAGGGGGCTACAGAGGCCGAGGCCGTGGCGGCTATGACCGTGGTGGTTTTGACCGCAGTGGTGGCTATGACCGCAGTGGTGGATATGACCGTGGCGGAAGAGGTGGACCTCCTGGTATGGG AGGTGGTGACCGTGGTGGCTACAAAAATTACGGTG GCTCACGAGACTTCGACTCAAGGGATGAACCAG CTGGTGAGCAGGACAACTCTGACAACAACACCATTTTTGTCCAGGGACTGGGAGAAGATGCCACAGTTCAGGAAGTCGGTGACTTCTTTAAGCAAATTGGTATCATCAAG ttgaACAAGAAGACTGGCCTGCCAATGATCAACATCTACTCTGACAAGGCCACTGGTCAGCCAAAGGGAGAATGCACAGTGTCATTTGATGACCCGCCCTCTGCCAAAGCTGCTATTGACTGGTTTGATG GCAAGGAGTTCAATGGCAGACCCATCAAAGTATCATTTGCCACCCGCAGAGCTGAGTTCACacagagaggaggagcagcaggaggtgGTGGGCGAGGGGGACGAGGAG GTTTCAGAGGTCGTGGtgctggtggaggaggaggaggacccaGCTTTGACATTAAGGGAGGAGACTGGCCCTGTCCCAACAG CTCTTGTGGCAACATGAATTTTGCACGGCGGCAAGAGTGTAACAAGTGTGGCGCTCCTAAaccaggagatggaggaggattTGGAg ATCGTGGAGGCAGAGGTGGTTATGGCGGAGACAGAGGTGGTGGCTTTAGAGGTCGTGGAGGTTTCCGTGGGGGAGACCGTGGGGGAGACCGTGGGGGAGACCGCGGAGGCTACGGTGGAGGTGGCGGAGGATTTGGAGGTGGCTACAAAATGGGAGCAAG AGGTGACCGTAGAGACGACAGAAGAGACCGGCCATACTAA
- the taf15 gene encoding TATA-binding protein-associated factor 2N isoform X3: MATDSGYGGSQSYGSYGGQQSGQGYGQGNGSGGGSYGGQNYSGYGQQGVATQGEGGVQGGRFGRDQGDRNEGGGGYRGRGRGGYDRGGFDRSGGYDRSGGYDRGGRGGPPGMGGGDRGGYKNYGGSRDFDSRDEPAGEQDNSDNNTIFVQGLGEDATVQEVGDFFKQIGIIKLNKKTGLPMINIYSDKATGQPKGECTVSFDDPPSAKAAIDWFDGKEFNGRPIKVSFATRRAEFTQRGGAAGGGGRGGRGGFRGRGAGGGGGGPSFDIKGGDWPCPNSSCGNMNFARRQECNKCGAPKPGDGGGFGDRGGRGGYGGDRGGGFRGRGGFRGGDRGGDRGGDRGGYGGGGGGFGGGYKMGARGDRRDDRRDRPY, translated from the exons ATGGCCACTG ATTCGGGCTACGGTGGCTCACAAAG CTATGGGTCATATGGCGGGCAGCAGAGTGGACAG GGTTATGGACAAGGGAATGGCAGTGGTGGTGGCTCTTATGGGGGACAGAATTACAGTGGCTATGGACAGCAAGGCGTGGCGACACAAG GTGAAGGAGGTGTTCAGGGTGGGAGGTTTGGACGTGACCAAGGAGACCGTAACGAAGGAGGAGGGGGCTACAGAGGCCGAGGCCGTGGCGGCTATGACCGTGGTGGTTTTGACCGCAGTGGTGGCTATGACCGCAGTGGTGGATATGACCGTGGCGGAAGAGGTGGACCTCCTGGTATGGG AGGTGGTGACCGTGGTGGCTACAAAAATTACGGTG GCTCACGAGACTTCGACTCAAGGGATGAACCAG CTGGTGAGCAGGACAACTCTGACAACAACACCATTTTTGTCCAGGGACTGGGAGAAGATGCCACAGTTCAGGAAGTCGGTGACTTCTTTAAGCAAATTGGTATCATCAAG ttgaACAAGAAGACTGGCCTGCCAATGATCAACATCTACTCTGACAAGGCCACTGGTCAGCCAAAGGGAGAATGCACAGTGTCATTTGATGACCCGCCCTCTGCCAAAGCTGCTATTGACTGGTTTGATG GCAAGGAGTTCAATGGCAGACCCATCAAAGTATCATTTGCCACCCGCAGAGCTGAGTTCACacagagaggaggagcagcaggaggtgGTGGGCGAGGGGGACGAGGAG GTTTCAGAGGTCGTGGtgctggtggaggaggaggaggacccaGCTTTGACATTAAGGGAGGAGACTGGCCCTGTCCCAACAG CTCTTGTGGCAACATGAATTTTGCACGGCGGCAAGAGTGTAACAAGTGTGGCGCTCCTAAaccaggagatggaggaggattTGGAg ATCGTGGAGGCAGAGGTGGTTATGGCGGAGACAGAGGTGGTGGCTTTAGAGGTCGTGGAGGTTTCCGTGGGGGAGACCGTGGGGGAGACCGTGGGGGAGACCGCGGAGGCTACGGTGGAGGTGGCGGAGGATTTGGAGGTGGCTACAAAATGGGAGCAAG AGGTGACCGTAGAGACGACAGAAGAGACCGGCCATACTAA
- the taf15 gene encoding TATA-binding protein-associated factor 2N isoform X4 — protein MATDSGYGGSQSYGSYGGQQSGQGYGQGNGSGGGSYGGQNYSGYGQQGVATQDGYGQAPQQSFDNYGQEPSGYGDKLSSTSSSYGHQGSYGSQGQGGDSYGQQSSFGGQGGGGSGGSYGRWSEGSRDFDSRDEPAGEQDNSDNNTIFVQGLGEDATVQEVGDFFKQIGIIKLNKKTGLPMINIYSDKATGQPKGECTVSFDDPPSAKAAIDWFDGKEFNGRPIKVSFATRRAEFTQRGGAAGGGGRGGRGGFRGRGAGGGGGGPSFDIKGGDWPCPNSSCGNMNFARRQECNKCGAPKPGDGGGFGDRGGRGGYGGDRGGGFRGRGGFRGGDRGGDRGGDRGGYGGGGGGFGGGYKMGARGDRRDDRRDRPY, from the exons ATGGCCACTG ATTCGGGCTACGGTGGCTCACAAAG CTATGGGTCATATGGCGGGCAGCAGAGTGGACAG GGTTATGGACAAGGGAATGGCAGTGGTGGTGGCTCTTATGGGGGACAGAATTACAGTGGCTATGGACAGCAAGGCGTGGCGACACAAG ACGGTTATGGCCAGGCTCCGCAACAGAGCTTTGATAATTATGGACAGGAGCCATCTGG GTATGGCGATAAGTTGTCGTCAACATCGTCCTCTTACGGCCATCAAGGTTCCTATGGTAGCCAGGGTCAAGGAGGAGACAGCTATGGACAGCAAAGCTCCTTTGGTGGGCAAGGAGGTGGTGGCAGCGGAGGCAGCTATGGAAGATGGAGTGAAG GCTCACGAGACTTCGACTCAAGGGATGAACCAG CTGGTGAGCAGGACAACTCTGACAACAACACCATTTTTGTCCAGGGACTGGGAGAAGATGCCACAGTTCAGGAAGTCGGTGACTTCTTTAAGCAAATTGGTATCATCAAG ttgaACAAGAAGACTGGCCTGCCAATGATCAACATCTACTCTGACAAGGCCACTGGTCAGCCAAAGGGAGAATGCACAGTGTCATTTGATGACCCGCCCTCTGCCAAAGCTGCTATTGACTGGTTTGATG GCAAGGAGTTCAATGGCAGACCCATCAAAGTATCATTTGCCACCCGCAGAGCTGAGTTCACacagagaggaggagcagcaggaggtgGTGGGCGAGGGGGACGAGGAG GTTTCAGAGGTCGTGGtgctggtggaggaggaggaggacccaGCTTTGACATTAAGGGAGGAGACTGGCCCTGTCCCAACAG CTCTTGTGGCAACATGAATTTTGCACGGCGGCAAGAGTGTAACAAGTGTGGCGCTCCTAAaccaggagatggaggaggattTGGAg ATCGTGGAGGCAGAGGTGGTTATGGCGGAGACAGAGGTGGTGGCTTTAGAGGTCGTGGAGGTTTCCGTGGGGGAGACCGTGGGGGAGACCGTGGGGGAGACCGCGGAGGCTACGGTGGAGGTGGCGGAGGATTTGGAGGTGGCTACAAAATGGGAGCAAG AGGTGACCGTAGAGACGACAGAAGAGACCGGCCATACTAA
- the taf15 gene encoding TATA-binding protein-associated factor 2N isoform X2, which yields MGHMAGSRVDRVMDKGMAVVVALMGDRITVAMDSKAWRHKTVMARLRNRALIIMDRSHLGMAISCRQHRPLTAIKVPMVARVKEETAMDSKAPLVGKEVVAAEAAMEDGVKVKEVFRVGGLDVTKETVTKEEGATEAEAVAAMTVVVLTAVVAMTAVVDMTVAEEVDLLVWGSRDFDSRDEPAGEQDNSDNNTIFVQGLGEDATVQEVGDFFKQIGIIKLNKKTGLPMINIYSDKATGQPKGECTVSFDDPPSAKAAIDWFDGKEFNGRPIKVSFATRRAEFTQRGGAAGGGGRGGRGGFRGRGAGGGGGGPSFDIKGGDWPCPNSSCGNMNFARRQECNKCGAPKPGDGGGFGDRGGRGGYGGDRGGGFRGRGGFRGGDRGGDRGGDRGGYGGGGGGFGGGYKMGARGDRRDDRRDRPY from the exons ATGGGTCATATGGCGGGCAGCAGAGTGGACAG GGTTATGGACAAGGGAATGGCAGTGGTGGTGGCTCTTATGGGGGACAGAATTACAGTGGCTATGGACAGCAAGGCGTGGCGACACAAG ACGGTTATGGCCAGGCTCCGCAACAGAGCTTTGATAATTATGGACAGGAGCCATCTGG GTATGGCGATAAGTTGTCGTCAACATCGTCCTCTTACGGCCATCAAGGTTCCTATGGTAGCCAGGGTCAAGGAGGAGACAGCTATGGACAGCAAAGCTCCTTTGGTGGGCAAGGAGGTGGTGGCAGCGGAGGCAGCTATGGAAGATGGAGTGAAG GTGAAGGAGGTGTTCAGGGTGGGAGGTTTGGACGTGACCAAGGAGACCGTAACGAAGGAGGAGGGGGCTACAGAGGCCGAGGCCGTGGCGGCTATGACCGTGGTGGTTTTGACCGCAGTGGTGGCTATGACCGCAGTGGTGGATATGACCGTGGCGGAAGAGGTGGACCTCCTGGTATGGG GCTCACGAGACTTCGACTCAAGGGATGAACCAG CTGGTGAGCAGGACAACTCTGACAACAACACCATTTTTGTCCAGGGACTGGGAGAAGATGCCACAGTTCAGGAAGTCGGTGACTTCTTTAAGCAAATTGGTATCATCAAG ttgaACAAGAAGACTGGCCTGCCAATGATCAACATCTACTCTGACAAGGCCACTGGTCAGCCAAAGGGAGAATGCACAGTGTCATTTGATGACCCGCCCTCTGCCAAAGCTGCTATTGACTGGTTTGATG GCAAGGAGTTCAATGGCAGACCCATCAAAGTATCATTTGCCACCCGCAGAGCTGAGTTCACacagagaggaggagcagcaggaggtgGTGGGCGAGGGGGACGAGGAG GTTTCAGAGGTCGTGGtgctggtggaggaggaggaggacccaGCTTTGACATTAAGGGAGGAGACTGGCCCTGTCCCAACAG CTCTTGTGGCAACATGAATTTTGCACGGCGGCAAGAGTGTAACAAGTGTGGCGCTCCTAAaccaggagatggaggaggattTGGAg ATCGTGGAGGCAGAGGTGGTTATGGCGGAGACAGAGGTGGTGGCTTTAGAGGTCGTGGAGGTTTCCGTGGGGGAGACCGTGGGGGAGACCGTGGGGGAGACCGCGGAGGCTACGGTGGAGGTGGCGGAGGATTTGGAGGTGGCTACAAAATGGGAGCAAG AGGTGACCGTAGAGACGACAGAAGAGACCGGCCATACTAA
- the mmp28 gene encoding matrix metalloproteinase-28 isoform X2, with the protein MSRRPPDRCGAGPDRRAAWILTVTALITAQAAGGAPLFSDPGVFLEKYGYLPQDNHIHNAVEMQSAIREFQWLSRLPVTGELDGATLRQMAEPRCGVSDEGSQQIWAQRVNAIFTGKSIALRRPQRRRRHSAAQVEKWYKRNLTYHIVNWPRHLTLGSVRLAVRVAFQLWSNVSGLVFQEAPEGPADIRLAFYEGDHNDGASNAFDGPGGALAHAFLPRRGEAHFDMAERWTLNGHKGHNLFMVTAHEIGHTLGLEHSPVHHALMSPYYRKLGRSLVLSWDDIIAVQQLYGKPSGDRPVRLPGQVLHAALQEWEFIELHNGHQTTGQPLYCQGVFDAITMDQNDTVLVFRGGVYWTVLAEGGVSGPLPLRQRWSDLPPAIEAAAFSPLDSKWYFFKGKRMWRYTGSVLDPGFPRKSSELGLPRHPDCAFYYAPLGHMVLFKGSRYSVLNLKTLHQEPYYPRRLADWTGVPQGTNGALTRPDGRLYLFREQRFWRFDPVKQVAS; encoded by the exons ATGAGCCGCCGACCTCCAGACCGGTGTGGAGCTGGACCGGACAGGAGGGCAGCCTGGATCCTGACAGTTACCGCCCTCATCACCGCTCAGGCTGCCGGAGGAGCACCGCTGTTCTCGGACCCCGGG GTTTTTCTGGAAAAGTACGGCTACCTCCCTCAGGACAACCACATCCACAATGCAGTTGAGATGCAGTCAGCTATCCG CGAGTTCCAGTGGTTGTCCCGGCTTCCTGTCACAGGTGAGCTTGACGGCGCCACTCTGAGGCAGATGGCGGAGCCCCGCTGTGGGGTGTCGGATGAGGGCAGCCAGCAAATCTGGGCTCAGAGAGTAAATGCCATCTTCACTGGAAAGAGCATCGCTCTCAGGCGACCACAGCGCCGCAGGAGGCACTCTGCTGCACAAG ttgAGAAGTGGTACAAACGTAATCTGACCTACCACATAGTAAACTGGCCTCGACACCTGACTCTAGGCTCTGTGCGGCTGGCAGTGCGCGTTGCCTTCCAGCTGTGGAGCAACGTGTCGGGCCTGGTGTTCCAGGAGGCCCCTGAAGGCCCTGCAGACATCCGGCTGGCATTTTACGAGGGAGACCACAATGACGGGGCCAGCAATGCCTTTGACGGACCag GAGGAGCTCTGGCTCACGCCTTCCTGCCTCGCCGGGGCGAAGCCCACTTCGACATGGCGGAGAGGTGGACGCTAAACGGACACAAGGGACACAACCTGTTCATGGTGACTGCCCACGAGATCGGACACACTCTGGGACTGGAACACTCCCCAGTCCATCACGCCTTAATGTCGCCATACTACAGGAAACTGGGCCGCAGCCTGGTGCTGAGCTGGGATGACATCATTGCAGTGCAGCAGCTGTACG GTAAGCCATCAGGTGATCGCCCTGTGAGGCTGCCAGGCCAGGTTTTGCACGCCGCACTGCAGGAGTGGGAGTTTATAGAGCTTCACAACGGGCATCAGACCACAGGGCAGCCTCTCTACTGCCAGGGTGTCTTTGATGCCATCACTATGG ACCAGAATGACACAGTGCTGGTGTTTCGGGGCGGTGTGTACTGGACAGTATTGGCTGAAGGCGGAGTGAGTGGCCCGCTGCCTCTCCGTCAGCGCTGGTCTGACCTCCCTCCGGCCATCGAGGCTGCTGCCTTCTCCCCGCTAGACTCCAAGTGGTATTTTTTCAAAG GGAAGCGGATGTGGCGCTACACAGGCAGTGTGCTGGACCCCGGCTTCCCGAGGAAGAGCAGTGAGTTGGGGTTGCCCCGACACCCTGACTGTGCCTTCTACTACGCTCCTCTGGGTCACATGGTCCTCTTCAAGGGCTCCCGTTACTCTGTTCTTAACCTCAAAACCCTGCACCAAGAACCCTACTACCCCCGCAGGCTGGCAGACTGGACTGGTGTGCCACAGGGGACCAATGGGGCGCTGACCCGTCCCGACGGCCGCCTCTACCTGTTCAGAGAACAGCGGTTCTGGAGATTTGACCCGGTTAAG CAGGTGGCGTCATAG
- the mmp28 gene encoding matrix metalloproteinase-28 isoform X1 has translation MSRRPPDRCGAGPDRRAAWILTVTALITAQAAGGAPLFSDPGVFLEKYGYLPQDNHIHNAVEMQSAIREFQWLSRLPVTGELDGATLRQMAEPRCGVSDEGSQQIWAQRVNAIFTGKSIALRRPQRRRRHSAAQVEKWYKRNLTYHIVNWPRHLTLGSVRLAVRVAFQLWSNVSGLVFQEAPEGPADIRLAFYEGDHNDGASNAFDGPGGALAHAFLPRRGEAHFDMAERWTLNGHKGHNLFMVTAHEIGHTLGLEHSPVHHALMSPYYRKLGRSLVLSWDDIIAVQQLYGKPSGDRPVRLPGQVLHAALQEWEFIELHNGHQTTGQPLYCQGVFDAITMDQNDTVLVFRGGVYWTVLAEGGVSGPLPLRQRWSDLPPAIEAAAFSPLDSKWYFFKGKRMWRYTGSVLDPGFPRKSSELGLPRHPDCAFYYAPLGHMVLFKGSRYSVLNLKTLHQEPYYPRRLADWTGVPQGTNGALTRPDGRLYLFREQRFWRFDPVKVRVTREGQWAKDLSWTGCSNAPQSNNIL, from the exons ATGAGCCGCCGACCTCCAGACCGGTGTGGAGCTGGACCGGACAGGAGGGCAGCCTGGATCCTGACAGTTACCGCCCTCATCACCGCTCAGGCTGCCGGAGGAGCACCGCTGTTCTCGGACCCCGGG GTTTTTCTGGAAAAGTACGGCTACCTCCCTCAGGACAACCACATCCACAATGCAGTTGAGATGCAGTCAGCTATCCG CGAGTTCCAGTGGTTGTCCCGGCTTCCTGTCACAGGTGAGCTTGACGGCGCCACTCTGAGGCAGATGGCGGAGCCCCGCTGTGGGGTGTCGGATGAGGGCAGCCAGCAAATCTGGGCTCAGAGAGTAAATGCCATCTTCACTGGAAAGAGCATCGCTCTCAGGCGACCACAGCGCCGCAGGAGGCACTCTGCTGCACAAG ttgAGAAGTGGTACAAACGTAATCTGACCTACCACATAGTAAACTGGCCTCGACACCTGACTCTAGGCTCTGTGCGGCTGGCAGTGCGCGTTGCCTTCCAGCTGTGGAGCAACGTGTCGGGCCTGGTGTTCCAGGAGGCCCCTGAAGGCCCTGCAGACATCCGGCTGGCATTTTACGAGGGAGACCACAATGACGGGGCCAGCAATGCCTTTGACGGACCag GAGGAGCTCTGGCTCACGCCTTCCTGCCTCGCCGGGGCGAAGCCCACTTCGACATGGCGGAGAGGTGGACGCTAAACGGACACAAGGGACACAACCTGTTCATGGTGACTGCCCACGAGATCGGACACACTCTGGGACTGGAACACTCCCCAGTCCATCACGCCTTAATGTCGCCATACTACAGGAAACTGGGCCGCAGCCTGGTGCTGAGCTGGGATGACATCATTGCAGTGCAGCAGCTGTACG GTAAGCCATCAGGTGATCGCCCTGTGAGGCTGCCAGGCCAGGTTTTGCACGCCGCACTGCAGGAGTGGGAGTTTATAGAGCTTCACAACGGGCATCAGACCACAGGGCAGCCTCTCTACTGCCAGGGTGTCTTTGATGCCATCACTATGG ACCAGAATGACACAGTGCTGGTGTTTCGGGGCGGTGTGTACTGGACAGTATTGGCTGAAGGCGGAGTGAGTGGCCCGCTGCCTCTCCGTCAGCGCTGGTCTGACCTCCCTCCGGCCATCGAGGCTGCTGCCTTCTCCCCGCTAGACTCCAAGTGGTATTTTTTCAAAG GGAAGCGGATGTGGCGCTACACAGGCAGTGTGCTGGACCCCGGCTTCCCGAGGAAGAGCAGTGAGTTGGGGTTGCCCCGACACCCTGACTGTGCCTTCTACTACGCTCCTCTGGGTCACATGGTCCTCTTCAAGGGCTCCCGTTACTCTGTTCTTAACCTCAAAACCCTGCACCAAGAACCCTACTACCCCCGCAGGCTGGCAGACTGGACTGGTGTGCCACAGGGGACCAATGGGGCGCTGACCCGTCCCGACGGCCGCCTCTACCTGTTCAGAGAACAGCGGTTCTGGAGATTTGACCCGGTTAAGGTGCGTGTCACCAGAGAGGGCCAGTGGGCCAAGGATCTGAGCTGGACTGGTTGCAGCAACGCTCCTCAGAGCAACAACATTCTTTGA